One window from the genome of Bartonella sp. WD16.2 encodes:
- the fliQ gene encoding flagellar biosynthesis protein FliQ, with translation MNEADAIDMVTAAIWTILIASGPAVLAAMSIGIFIALFQALTQVQEMTLTFIPKIIIIFLVLALTAPFVGGQIYAFTQLVYNRIETGF, from the coding sequence ATGAATGAAGCTGATGCTATTGATATGGTAACTGCTGCTATATGGACCATTTTAATTGCCAGTGGTCCAGCAGTTCTTGCTGCTATGTCTATAGGAATTTTTATTGCGTTATTTCAGGCGTTAACACAAGTGCAGGAAATGACCCTGACATTTATTCCAAAAATCATTATTATTTTTCTTGTTTTAGCGTTGACAGCTCCTTTTGTTGGAGGGCAAATTTATGCGTTCACGCAATTAGTTTATAATCGAATAGAAACGGGTTTTTAA
- the flgD gene encoding flagellar hook assembly protein FlgD, with protein sequence MTLGVVGSGNLESFLRRDSGRQDVIEAKKETDFDTFVKLLVAQMNNQDPTNPMDSTEFVAQLASFSVVEQTIKTNDKLDQILSNGSINGAEGYVGKYIQFEDADGKVIEGYVESVNIYTDGMVATLDNNEKVLIGPGITVMGSKPDSNNDQSHVEAEV encoded by the coding sequence ATGACGTTAGGTGTGGTTGGTAGTGGTAATCTTGAAAGTTTTCTCCGCAGAGATAGTGGAAGACAAGATGTTATTGAAGCTAAGAAAGAAACAGATTTTGATACGTTTGTGAAATTGTTGGTAGCACAGATGAACAATCAAGATCCAACCAATCCTATGGATTCAACAGAATTTGTAGCACAATTAGCAAGTTTTTCAGTTGTTGAACAAACTATAAAAACAAATGATAAACTTGATCAAATACTTTCAAATGGTTCTATTAATGGAGCAGAAGGATATGTTGGAAAATATATTCAATTCGAGGATGCTGATGGTAAGGTAATTGAAGGATATGTTGAATCCGTTAATATCTATACTGATGGTATGGTTGCGACATTAGATAATAATGAAAAAGTACTTATAGGTCCGGGTATTACGGTAATGGGTAGTAAACCTGATTCAAATAATGATCAATCTCATGTTGAGGCTGAAGTATGA
- the flbT gene encoding flagellar biosynthesis repressor FlbT, with the protein MYLTLKPNEKIFLNGAVLRVDRKVTFELLNDATFLLEGHVLQVEDTDTPLKQLYFSAQLMLINPGEAEQASAVFVELLKKLLQTFTDSDLLEGLKECIYLTEQNKIFEVLKVIRGLFPREAQIMGKMPLTSANTREVRQVSEV; encoded by the coding sequence ATGTATTTGACATTAAAGCCGAATGAAAAAATTTTTCTTAATGGTGCAGTTTTACGTGTAGATCGTAAAGTGACTTTTGAATTGCTCAATGATGCGACTTTTCTTTTAGAGGGGCATGTTTTGCAAGTTGAAGATACTGATACACCACTTAAACAACTTTATTTTTCTGCTCAACTTATGTTGATTAATCCAGGAGAAGCTGAACAGGCATCGGCAGTTTTTGTTGAATTGTTAAAAAAATTGCTTCAAACTTTTACGGATAGTGATCTTTTAGAAGGGTTGAAAGAATGTATCTATTTAACCGAGCAAAATAAGATTTTTGAAGTGTTGAAAGTTATTCGTGGTTTATTTCCAAGAGAAGCGCAGATTATGGGAAAAATGCCTTTAACAAGTGCAAACACAAGAGAAGTTAGACAAGTTAGCGAGGTGTGA
- the flaF gene encoding flagellar biosynthesis regulator FlaF, with product MYQMRYEDVMEDDAMSARERERSLFDRCIKLLLDAKAKGPGSHEVNEAVQFARKLWIILIEDLGQAENALPPELKASLISIGFFILKEIQKLDEGKTADFDVLVEISESIRDGLSANPEMCE from the coding sequence ATGTACCAAATGCGATATGAAGATGTCATGGAAGATGATGCGATGAGCGCACGTGAGCGTGAACGGTCTTTGTTTGATCGTTGCATTAAACTTCTTTTGGACGCAAAGGCAAAAGGTCCTGGTTCACATGAGGTTAATGAAGCAGTTCAGTTTGCTCGGAAGCTTTGGATCATTCTTATTGAAGATCTTGGACAGGCTGAAAATGCTTTACCACCAGAATTAAAGGCATCTCTTATCTCTATTGGTTTTTTTATTTTAAAGGAAATTCAGAAATTAGATGAGGGAAAAACTGCTGATTTTGATGTTCTCGTTGAGATTTCAGAATCTATCCGCGATGGTCTTTCCGCTAATCCAGAGATGTGTGAGTGA
- a CDS encoding flagellar hook-associated family protein has translation MRVPSVSTYVLSNARRDVIANGQSELMQASYEATTGKLYDPGLTLGRRTGRLVNIESQMSYLEGFSNTNKLAMLRMSSMQAAIHSLISSGDEVAAPGALTLFNNMLVGDPGNTTPSVIQAVAQNSLNAFISALNTNYNGEYVFGGTNTSEPPLNFYKIGGETGPSKVVKDTFDEFLGGRKPEDLTSEEMEEFIDGPFSSLFDEENFTKIFSNAQDGSIEKRISSNGETVNVAASANEKGFRDALKSMILVAEFGDIGLSKDAQESLYSKARTSTDQTSTSSSVSEIIVIASRIGSAEARVKTATQRIEIQTNLLMNAKIDLIGVDSVEAIQKVQTLEAMLNLSYTLTGRISQLSLVNYLR, from the coding sequence ATGAGAGTTCCATCAGTTTCAACATATGTTTTAAGTAATGCACGGCGTGATGTAATTGCTAATGGGCAATCTGAATTAATGCAAGCAAGCTATGAAGCGACTACCGGAAAACTGTATGATCCAGGTCTTACATTAGGGCGCAGAACGGGACGTTTGGTGAATATTGAAAGCCAAATGAGTTATCTTGAAGGTTTTAGTAATACCAATAAATTGGCAATGTTAAGAATGTCCTCTATGCAAGCTGCAATACACAGTTTGATTTCATCCGGTGATGAAGTAGCTGCACCAGGAGCATTAACTCTTTTTAATAATATGCTTGTGGGCGATCCAGGAAATACAACGCCATCTGTGATACAAGCAGTTGCACAGAATTCTTTGAATGCATTTATTTCTGCTTTAAATACCAATTATAATGGTGAATATGTATTTGGTGGGACTAATACTAGTGAACCACCATTGAATTTTTATAAAATTGGTGGTGAAACGGGGCCTAGTAAAGTCGTAAAAGATACATTTGATGAATTTCTGGGTGGTAGAAAACCAGAAGATCTTACCAGTGAAGAGATGGAAGAATTTATTGATGGGCCGTTTAGTAGTTTATTTGATGAAGAAAATTTTACCAAAATTTTTTCAAATGCTCAAGATGGCTCTATTGAAAAGCGTATTTCATCGAATGGTGAAACAGTCAATGTTGCAGCGAGTGCTAATGAAAAAGGATTTCGCGATGCCTTGAAAAGTATGATTTTGGTGGCAGAATTTGGTGATATTGGTTTGTCAAAAGATGCGCAAGAAAGTCTATATTCAAAGGCGCGAACTTCTACTGATCAAACATCTACAAGTAGTTCTGTTAGTGAAATTATTGTTATAGCTTCCAGAATAGGGAGTGCTGAGGCAAGAGTAAAAACGGCTACACAACGAATTGAGATTCAAACAAATCTTCTCATGAATGCAAAGATTGATTTGATTGGTGTTGATTCAGTAGAGGCTATTCAGAAAGTTCAAACGTTAGAAGCGATGTTAAATCTTTCTTATACTTTAACAGGGCGGATAAGCCAGTTAAGTCTTGTTAATTATTTAAGATAA
- the flgK gene encoding flagellar hook-associated protein FlgK, whose amino-acid sequence MAFNSTINTARNSLKATTGQLGIVSQNVVGAQDPNYVRRTSYIESGPRGSIHLMVRRDGDIHLLNNYLVKSSQAAVAGSIANGLNRLSNIYGVDEFSRAPSQLLGDFQKALQTYANDPQQRSAGDAAVDRARDLVYSLNEGNREIEKLRNDADSDIQDSVDHINDLLRQFHELDQHVVRERNAGRDDSIYMDQRDAVLKALSQEIGINTVYHSDGSMTIYGMDGSTLYDKTPREVTFQSSSSLPAGVAGKQVFVDGVPLGHPSFVEPNGGGNLGGLLRIRDEIAPQYQKQLDEMANALMQMFPGPPSLFLDDNQPDGVVGPIEGLAGRIRLNSVFDSNTEGGGPEHFGEDLQSLVDAFDQKRPFGADTGLSPEQSIMDFGKNSIGWLEGLRSDADKDAKYHSTMFLHASEALSNGTGVNTDDEMVLMLQLEQTYAATTRIISTVGKMLDDLMIAIR is encoded by the coding sequence ATGGCGTTTAACTCAACAATTAATACAGCACGAAACTCTCTTAAGGCGACTACAGGTCAATTGGGTATTGTTTCGCAAAATGTAGTTGGCGCTCAGGACCCAAACTATGTCCGACGAACCTCATATATAGAATCAGGGCCAAGAGGTTCTATTCATCTTATGGTTCGTCGTGACGGTGACATTCATTTATTGAATAATTATTTGGTCAAATCAAGTCAAGCTGCTGTTGCTGGCAGTATCGCTAACGGGCTTAATCGCTTGTCTAACATTTATGGGGTGGATGAATTTTCACGGGCACCTTCACAATTGCTTGGCGATTTTCAAAAAGCATTGCAAACTTATGCGAATGATCCACAACAGCGTTCTGCAGGAGATGCGGCCGTTGATCGTGCACGTGATTTGGTTTACAGTTTAAATGAAGGCAATCGTGAAATCGAAAAACTACGCAATGATGCGGATAGCGACATTCAAGACTCTGTTGATCATATTAACGATCTATTGCGACAGTTTCATGAGCTTGATCAACATGTAGTTCGAGAAAGAAACGCGGGGCGGGATGATAGCATCTATATGGATCAGAGAGATGCAGTTTTAAAAGCTTTATCTCAAGAAATTGGCATTAATACAGTGTATCATTCTGATGGGAGTATGACCATTTATGGTATGGATGGCAGCACTTTATATGATAAGACTCCGCGGGAGGTAACATTTCAATCGAGCAGCTCCTTGCCAGCTGGTGTTGCAGGAAAGCAAGTCTTTGTTGATGGCGTGCCATTAGGTCATCCATCTTTTGTTGAGCCTAATGGAGGTGGCAATCTTGGTGGATTGTTGAGGATACGTGATGAAATAGCACCACAATATCAAAAACAGTTGGACGAGATGGCAAATGCTTTGATGCAAATGTTTCCAGGGCCTCCTTCCTTGTTTTTAGATGATAATCAGCCAGATGGTGTTGTTGGTCCTATTGAGGGGTTGGCAGGGCGAATACGGCTTAATTCTGTATTTGATAGTAATACAGAAGGTGGTGGCCCAGAACATTTTGGTGAGGATCTTCAATCGTTAGTGGATGCTTTTGATCAAAAGCGGCCATTTGGAGCAGATACAGGTTTGTCTCCCGAACAATCTATTATGGATTTTGGTAAAAATTCAATTGGTTGGCTTGAAGGGTTACGTTCAGATGCAGATAAAGACGCAAAATATCACAGCACAATGTTTTTACATGCATCTGAAGCATTATCCAACGGAACGGGTGTAAATACAGATGATGAAATGGTGTTAATGTTACAATTAGAACAGACATATGCAGCCACTACGCGTATTATTAGTACAGTTGGTAAAATGTTAGACGATCTTATGATAGCAATTCGGTAG
- a CDS encoding flagellar hook protein FlgE, with the protein MSIYGMMRTGVSGMNAQGTRLSGVAENVANVNTIGYKRTDVQFSNYVIPSGDYAYVPGGVRSHVGHDISISGPARATGRMADVMIDGNGFFRVADENGIEYLTRAGSFARDKDGYVRNLTGYYLLDEDGQRIQIKGGPTDLFGPEVTTKIDFKVNFDASAMVLGPGDIDPKDPESYNHKKSVTTYDSQGKKVQVDFYMRKTDDNEWTVDAYVGEEKVDTTDLVFDKDGNLKDPVDDFKLALPENDGEDGTFEVDVNFGGVGKDSLVTQVGNLSAFELEADGMESGAFDSFTFGRNGEIEVRYTNHQMRIVGYVGMTTVTSPENLTVLSGTVFGINSRTGGQMMGRPGDGVFGLLFSGYLEDSNVEMSDELTDMIEAQRSYTANSKVFQTGSELMDVIVNLKR; encoded by the coding sequence ATGAGTATTTATGGGATGATGCGTACGGGTGTTTCAGGTATGAACGCTCAAGGGACACGCCTTTCTGGTGTGGCAGAAAATGTCGCCAATGTTAATACGATTGGATATAAACGTACAGATGTCCAATTTTCTAATTATGTAATACCTTCTGGAGATTATGCTTATGTTCCTGGTGGAGTGAGGAGTCATGTTGGTCATGACATTTCAATTAGCGGTCCGGCGCGTGCAACAGGTCGGATGGCTGATGTGATGATTGATGGTAATGGTTTTTTTCGTGTTGCAGATGAAAACGGAATAGAATATTTAACGCGTGCGGGTTCTTTTGCTCGTGATAAGGATGGATATGTTCGTAATTTAACTGGATATTATCTTTTAGATGAGGATGGGCAAAGAATTCAAATTAAAGGTGGTCCGACTGATTTATTTGGTCCTGAGGTCACGACAAAAATTGATTTTAAAGTGAATTTTGACGCCAGTGCAATGGTTTTGGGTCCTGGAGATATTGATCCCAAAGACCCTGAAAGTTATAATCATAAAAAATCGGTAACCACTTATGATAGCCAGGGTAAGAAGGTCCAGGTTGATTTCTATATGCGTAAAACTGATGACAATGAGTGGACAGTTGATGCCTATGTTGGAGAAGAAAAGGTTGATACTACGGATTTGGTTTTTGATAAAGATGGTAATCTTAAAGATCCGGTAGACGATTTTAAATTAGCACTGCCAGAAAATGATGGGGAAGATGGTACTTTTGAAGTTGATGTGAACTTTGGTGGGGTAGGAAAAGATTCTTTAGTTACTCAGGTGGGTAATTTATCTGCCTTTGAACTTGAAGCAGATGGTATGGAATCTGGTGCTTTTGATAGTTTTACTTTTGGTCGCAATGGTGAGATTGAGGTAAGATATACTAATCATCAGATGCGTATTGTAGGATACGTAGGTATGACCACTGTGACATCGCCAGAAAATTTGACTGTTTTAAGTGGCACTGTTTTTGGGATTAATAGTCGTACAGGGGGTCAAATGATGGGACGTCCTGGAGATGGTGTATTTGGTTTGTTGTTTTCAGGTTATCTTGAAGATTCAAACGTTGAGATGAGCGATGAATTAACAGACATGATTGAAGCTCAACGTAGTTATACGGCTAACTCCAAAGTCTTTCAAACGGGTTCTGAATTAATGGATGTTATTGTTAATTTGAAACGATAA
- a CDS encoding response regulator transcription factor, producing the protein MIVVVDDRKLVTDGYSTLFAREGVATTGLLPSDFSEWISTAPDHEVRSIEAVLLGKCKNQIELPKEIRTYSSAPILAMTETNVLDHTIELFQAGIDDVLRKPIHIREILARIAAIHRRIGGDIRNASSTTEIGPISVFNDGRDPRINGADFPLPRRERRILEYLAANYGKRVNKTQIFNAIYGVFDDVIEENVIESHISKLRKKLKLKIGYDIIDSKRFLGYSLVVRN; encoded by the coding sequence ATGATAGTTGTAGTAGATGACCGTAAATTAGTGACGGATGGCTATTCTACGCTATTCGCTCGAGAAGGAGTAGCTACAACAGGTCTCCTTCCTTCAGATTTTAGTGAATGGATTTCAACAGCTCCGGATCATGAAGTAAGATCGATTGAAGCAGTTCTTTTAGGGAAATGTAAAAATCAAATCGAACTCCCAAAAGAAATTCGCACATATAGCTCTGCACCTATTTTAGCTATGACGGAAACAAATGTTCTCGATCATACGATAGAGCTTTTCCAAGCTGGGATTGACGATGTCTTACGCAAACCAATACACATACGTGAAATTCTAGCACGAATCGCTGCCATCCACCGACGCATTGGAGGTGATATCCGTAATGCTAGCTCTACAACAGAAATCGGCCCTATTAGCGTCTTTAACGATGGACGCGATCCACGCATCAATGGTGCAGACTTTCCTCTTCCACGCCGCGAAAGACGTATTCTCGAATATCTTGCAGCAAACTACGGCAAACGCGTTAATAAAACACAAATTTTCAATGCCATCTACGGCGTCTTCGATGATGTTATCGAAGAAAACGTTATTGAAAGCCACATTAGCAAACTTCGTAAAAAACTAAAATTAAAAATTGGTTACGATATTATCGATTCAAAACGCTTTCTCGGTTACAGTTTAGTAGTTAGAAATTAA
- a CDS encoding lytic transglycosylase domain-containing protein, with product MILIGWLCSFVILNNATAARNVCEAEMIGASKRYGIPLGILYAIGLTETGHKESLQPYALNIDGKTVFAKTQTEALRIFKIAQQRGAKLIDVGCMQINYFYHRMHFSSVAEMLQPHVNVDYAARFLRSLRQKEGSWTMAVARYHAGPNNNPAQKRYVCRVMRNMIASGFGQWTPNSRAFCKSAS from the coding sequence ATGATCCTTATCGGTTGGTTGTGTAGCTTTGTTATACTGAACAACGCTACGGCTGCTAGAAATGTGTGTGAAGCGGAAATGATTGGCGCGTCTAAGCGTTATGGTATTCCTTTGGGCATTCTTTATGCAATTGGTTTAACAGAAACAGGTCATAAAGAATCACTTCAGCCTTATGCGTTAAATATTGATGGCAAAACTGTTTTTGCTAAAACGCAAACAGAAGCTTTACGTATTTTCAAAATTGCCCAACAGCGTGGTGCTAAATTAATCGATGTGGGTTGTATGCAAATCAACTATTTCTACCATCGTATGCATTTTTCTTCTGTGGCAGAGATGCTGCAACCTCATGTTAATGTGGATTATGCTGCGCGCTTTTTACGGAGTTTGCGTCAAAAAGAAGGCAGCTGGACTATGGCAGTCGCACGTTACCACGCTGGCCCCAATAACAATCCAGCTCAAAAACGTTACGTATGTCGTGTTATGCGTAATATGATTGCAAGTGGTTTTGGTCAATGGACTCCTAATTCTCGAGCATTTTGTAAAAGTGCGTCTTGA
- the fliK gene encoding flagellar hook-length control protein FliK, which produces MMINTDELCDILSTSVSKVNKVSVQPKEGVRNQLREAFKALVSQDTKMSDEKVFEEDSSHIQEREEEALKEDLELEQDGVETLSAKNKRLTDKKRVPFQDVSCPLCLVQQFVKQEKNVQESDRFEKNENLPSSMKSNVKDQKITEIQKADVVKDEIQEEHQVKTVGKNPLAQKFVQNFTHSITQNNEPLITRLDVGAEKSQLLENLEIGDKLALQGENSNLINKLIDVDITLNKKVGHVQLLRLKLTPAELGTIDAKLRMSAQGLHVELHIQRQEAVRLLGNNQQMLIRILEKVPVNDEGRVLVSIIDKSVQTIQHGQSSQIDQGSGQNDSGQNFNGQRQAFGHKDQNEQNESRQFFKQFLLVDSSLLDISVDTVHPHDPYRLVV; this is translated from the coding sequence ATGATGATAAATACTGATGAATTGTGTGATATTCTTTCTACATCAGTTTCTAAAGTTAATAAGGTTTCGGTCCAACCAAAAGAAGGCGTAAGAAATCAATTGCGTGAAGCGTTTAAAGCGCTGGTTAGTCAAGACACAAAGATGTCGGATGAAAAGGTTTTTGAAGAAGATTCTTCACATATTCAGGAACGAGAAGAAGAAGCTTTAAAGGAAGATCTAGAATTAGAACAAGATGGTGTTGAAACTTTAAGTGCAAAAAATAAACGTTTAACAGATAAAAAAAGAGTGCCTTTTCAAGATGTTTCTTGCCCTTTATGTTTGGTGCAACAATTTGTGAAACAAGAAAAAAATGTGCAAGAATCAGATAGATTTGAAAAAAATGAGAACTTGCCATCTTCTATGAAGAGTAATGTGAAAGATCAAAAGATTACAGAGATTCAAAAAGCGGATGTGGTTAAGGATGAAATTCAAGAAGAGCACCAAGTTAAAACCGTTGGAAAAAATCCGCTTGCACAGAAATTTGTACAAAATTTTACGCACAGTATTACACAAAATAATGAACCATTAATAACCCGTTTGGATGTAGGGGCTGAAAAATCTCAACTTCTAGAGAATCTTGAAATAGGTGATAAACTTGCTCTTCAAGGAGAAAATTCTAATTTAATCAATAAGTTAATCGATGTTGACATTACGTTAAATAAAAAGGTTGGTCATGTGCAATTGTTGCGTTTGAAGTTAACACCTGCTGAGCTTGGAACGATTGATGCTAAATTACGTATGAGTGCACAAGGGCTCCATGTTGAATTGCATATTCAACGTCAAGAAGCAGTGCGTCTTTTGGGTAATAATCAACAGATGTTGATCCGCATTTTGGAAAAGGTGCCTGTTAATGATGAAGGCCGCGTATTAGTCAGTATTATTGATAAAAGTGTTCAAACTATTCAGCATGGCCAGTCTTCGCAGATAGATCAAGGGTCTGGGCAGAATGATAGTGGACAGAATTTCAATGGTCAGCGTCAGGCTTTTGGTCATAAGGATCAGAATGAGCAAAATGAATCAAGGCAGTTTTTTAAACAGTTTTTATTGGTGGATTCATCGCTGTTGGATATTTCCGTTGACACTGTTCACCCACATGATCCTTATCGGTTGGTTGTGTAG
- a CDS encoding chemotaxis protein: MRRTYGAGLLFFVTFTQGIFAQGAGISMQKEESASYRQAEAMFLAQAVSSSKSVESSVRLGTVLSRPVQLVRSLQNLQDQIVSGQEEALQKQPQILREIGEKFLNLNPKVWKDKQNLYALLIYLFNGGNPSVVRVILKNYGQGVIAENIVTGVLAYLSHEQEVFFKVFANLTDEDIQSIPPALFFSIVLSTVGNTIIENPVLAMKQLDQVRLLSSGTLFEESAIRREIKVATLLGKMDLLALLVRNYASRFGKSPYASNFWREFGIAIPRIDEKLDDQQLEALVSYAPPMVQLMAYMDVSRTALINARMERAQLSAQKALILAHKLNVNDAPARLYYAASLASSVTAYEAQQLLQNISCEDLSEKDRLLFIAAQAVAQKVTSSLVGGQKEIKTQSSIQLQSQKELETMSKEAVEQQNAPSSTSTEMKMNQLIEQAQEKIDEVDKLLGT, encoded by the coding sequence ATGAGAAGGACATACGGTGCTGGTCTTTTGTTTTTTGTAACCTTTACACAAGGGATTTTTGCACAAGGAGCAGGGATCTCTATGCAAAAAGAAGAATCAGCTTCTTATAGACAAGCTGAGGCGATGTTTTTGGCGCAGGCAGTATCTTCTTCTAAATCTGTAGAGTCTTCTGTTAGATTAGGAACTGTTTTGTCTCGTCCAGTGCAGCTTGTTCGTTCTTTGCAAAATTTACAAGATCAAATTGTATCAGGCCAAGAGGAAGCACTGCAAAAACAACCGCAGATTTTAAGGGAAATTGGTGAAAAATTTTTAAATTTAAATCCTAAAGTTTGGAAAGATAAACAAAATCTTTATGCATTATTGATTTACCTTTTTAATGGTGGCAATCCTTCGGTTGTGCGTGTAATTTTAAAAAATTATGGGCAAGGGGTGATTGCAGAAAATATAGTGACTGGCGTTTTGGCTTATTTGTCTCATGAACAGGAAGTCTTTTTTAAAGTTTTTGCAAACTTAACTGATGAAGATATTCAGTCTATTCCACCTGCTTTATTTTTTTCTATAGTTCTTTCTACGGTTGGTAATACGATTATAGAAAATCCTGTTTTAGCTATGAAACAATTGGATCAAGTAAGGCTTCTTTCCTCGGGGACTTTATTTGAAGAAAGTGCAATTCGTCGTGAGATTAAGGTTGCGACTCTTCTCGGTAAGATGGACCTTTTGGCTTTATTAGTACGCAATTATGCAAGTCGATTTGGAAAGTCGCCTTATGCGAGTAACTTTTGGCGTGAGTTTGGAATTGCTATACCACGGATTGATGAGAAATTAGATGATCAACAGTTAGAGGCGTTGGTTTCATATGCACCACCTATGGTACAATTGATGGCATATATGGATGTGAGTCGCACTGCGTTGATTAATGCGCGTATGGAAAGAGCGCAATTGAGTGCTCAAAAGGCTCTGATATTAGCGCATAAACTTAACGTAAATGATGCACCGGCTCGCCTTTATTATGCAGCTAGTTTAGCTAGTTCTGTAACAGCATATGAAGCGCAACAATTGTTACAGAATATTTCATGCGAAGATTTATCAGAAAAAGATCGCTTGTTATTTATTGCTGCGCAGGCTGTGGCACAAAAAGTTACTTCTTCTTTAGTGGGTGGTCAAAAAGAAATTAAAACACAAAGTTCTATACAATTGCAAAGTCAAAAAGAGTTAGAGACAATGTCAAAAGAAGCTGTCGAGCAACAAAATGCTCCATCTTCTACGTCAACAGAAATGAAAATGAATCAGCTTATCGAACAAGCACAAGAAAAAATAGACGAAGTCGATAAATTATTGGGAACATAG
- a CDS encoding flagellar motor protein MotB yields MKSDGGQSHSEIIIVRRGGHDNHDEHHGGVWKIAYADFMTAMMALFLVMWLVNAKDEETKEAIANYFNPIKLMDSQTSDRSIQKKSDVEESKICPVGQTCGGDAKSESVQSIGLEEAELMRDPYSGLEKIVQSQKNVQDLPDKDGKHDAFMGRSKGDSKENLPVTDYRDPFSPHYWKKHAASHESAKRLTSQQETVANNSTLNARAIEWEEGQAQQQLAQENLPSQASRDFAKEVADLIKEITDENHLSASVLPVREGVMIELMDQPEYEMFRVGSSVPTAQTVKFIDRIAKVIAQHPGNVVVSGHTDARPYRSVARDNWQLSTSRAQMAYYMLVRGGLDEKRILRVEGYADRDLKNRQDPYASENRRISIFIQDPNVDRAQKMPALEKTPSKQSGQRQMKSVSQEEKTP; encoded by the coding sequence ATGAAATCTGATGGTGGACAGTCTCACTCTGAAATTATTATTGTTCGTCGTGGGGGTCATGACAATCATGACGAACATCATGGGGGTGTTTGGAAAATTGCTTATGCTGATTTTATGACAGCAATGATGGCACTTTTTCTTGTGATGTGGCTTGTTAACGCAAAAGATGAAGAAACTAAAGAGGCTATTGCAAATTATTTTAATCCAATCAAACTTATGGATTCTCAAACAAGTGATCGTAGCATTCAGAAAAAAAGTGATGTTGAGGAAAGCAAAATTTGTCCTGTTGGACAGACATGTGGAGGTGATGCTAAATCAGAAAGTGTTCAGTCGATTGGTTTGGAAGAAGCAGAGTTGATGCGTGATCCCTATAGCGGATTGGAAAAAATTGTTCAATCACAGAAAAATGTGCAAGATCTTCCTGATAAGGATGGGAAGCATGACGCTTTTATGGGTAGGAGCAAGGGTGATTCGAAAGAGAATTTACCAGTCACTGATTATCGGGATCCATTTTCACCTCATTATTGGAAGAAACATGCAGCATCTCATGAAAGTGCTAAAAGATTGACTTCACAGCAGGAGACGGTTGCAAATAACAGCACATTGAATGCGCGAGCAATAGAGTGGGAGGAGGGTCAGGCACAGCAGCAACTTGCGCAGGAAAATCTTCCTTCTCAGGCGTCACGTGATTTTGCAAAAGAGGTAGCAGATCTTATTAAAGAAATAACTGATGAAAATCATTTATCCGCTAGTGTGTTGCCAGTCAGAGAAGGCGTTATGATTGAGTTGATGGACCAGCCTGAGTATGAAATGTTTAGAGTTGGTTCATCTGTTCCTACGGCACAAACAGTTAAATTTATTGATCGTATAGCAAAAGTTATTGCACAGCATCCAGGAAATGTCGTGGTAAGTGGTCATACTGATGCACGGCCTTATCGTAGTGTAGCTCGTGATAATTGGCAACTTTCAACATCACGTGCACAGATGGCTTATTATATGTTAGTGCGCGGTGGTTTGGATGAAAAACGCATTTTGCGTGTTGAAGGTTATGCAGATCGGGATTTAAAAAACAGACAAGATCCTTATGCTTCTGAAAATCGGCGTATATCCATTTTTATACAGGATCCGAATGTTGATCGTGCACAGAAAATGCCTGCATTAGAAAAGACCCCATCTAAACAGTCGGGACAAAGACAAATGAAGTCAGTTTCTCAAGAGGAAAAAACACCGTGA